The Gloeobacter morelensis MG652769 genome contains the following window.
GTCAGCGAGGTGCGGGAAAAAGTAATTGCTGATGCAAAAGAAGCAAGCCTGCGATGTGGTGAGCAGAGTTGCAGCGATAGTGCAAAAAATGCCATGGCATACGCTGATGCAGTGGCAATGTATTCAGGTATTGCAGTGAGTAAATCGGCTGACTACTGGTCAAATATCTGCATCTGGCGTTCTTGACGGGGTGACAGAAAGGCTGGAACGCCTGCAGCGTCTTGCTTTGATGCCTGTAACCTAAAGAAGAAGGGCTTGCCACTGTGGGCAAACCCCCATATCCAAATTATGTTGCCTCTATTCTACCAACACTTGCTCAAAGAGCGACTTGCCTACGACCAGGTCATCTTCCTTCAGCTGCTTGTCCATACTCTACAACGTCAACAGCACCTCTGCATCCAACGACTGGCCGAGGCGCTTCCCCTGACGATCAAGACCGACAGCAGGCGCAAAGCCATCCAACGCTTTCTGCTGCTTCCCAAACTCAACATCTGGCACCTCTGGCTGCCCTTGCTTGCCCTGATTATCCAACGCTTTGCCGATAATCCTCATCGCCTTATCCTTGCTATCGACCGCACCAACTGGTACAAGTACAATCTGCTGATGGTTGCTCTTATCTGGCAAAAACGCGCCATCCCCATTTACTGGAGGCTACTGAACCATGACGGCAATTCCAGTTTGGCTGAGCGCAGAAGTGTGCTTCGGCCTGTTTTCCGATTTTTCTGCTCCAAATCGATTGTGGTCCTCGGGGACCGCGAGTTCGGTTCTGTCGATTTCGCCCGGTGGCTCCAGGCGGAAAACGTCGCTTACTGTCTGCGGTTGAAGCAAAGCGAGTGGTTGCGGTACTCCGAGGAAGCACCCTGGCGATGCCTGGCGAATATCCATCTTGAACCTGGACAAACTCTTTGGTACAAAGGGGTGACTCTGGTCAAGAAGAAGCGATTCGGGCCGGTGAA
Protein-coding sequences here:
- a CDS encoding IS4 family transposase — translated: MLPLFYQHLLKERLAYDQVIFLQLLVHTLQRQQHLCIQRLAEALPLTIKTDSRRKAIQRFLLLPKLNIWHLWLPLLALIIQRFADNPHRLILAIDRTNWYKYNLLMVALIWQKRAIPIYWRLLNHDGNSSLAERRSVLRPVFRFFCSKSIVVLGDREFGSVDFARWLQAENVAYCLRLKQSEWLRYSEEAPWRCLANIHLEPGQTLWYKGVTLVKKKRFGPVNIVGKLGFQPGSRKPYHEPWWLLTNLATPQEAIAWYRCRWGIEEMFRDCKSGGYNLEKLRVEPRRFKRLLLVLAVAMSVSVLRGQRLKAQGVEKYVSRVSERGRSIRRRSTFAAGLHSEVWLEGMASCQSLVEQLMDMRKKWRQRYREGQRAVMLLQSTS